The Meriones unguiculatus strain TT.TT164.6M chromosome 3, Bangor_MerUng_6.1, whole genome shotgun sequence genomic sequence TGTCTGATGGCAGAGAAACTGCTCAAACTCCTACTGCTGGTTTGTTCCTTGGGAGTATAACCGCGGAAAATCCCTGATGGGTTCTCTAATGTATGAATCGctgcctgtgctgccacctgctGACTGCAGCACTCCCAGCCTTGCTGGGCCTGACTTGGGCATTTCCAAGGCTCTCAGCTATGCACCCTGTGTCTTCGATTAATAACTTCTTTATTCTGGAAAAGCAAATCAAGTTCATATTCATATAAACACTGACATTACAAAGTACAGGGACAGGGGAAGGAGGAGACAAACTCTCTACAAACCTGCTAACACTGTCTCACCCAACACGACTGTAACACTCTGCCTATAGCCAATCACTTATATAATGAACCACAGGCAAGATCTTCTCCGGAAGACACACTGCTCTTCTTTGAGATGGCAGGGAAAAGGGACCAGAAGGTGGGGTAGGAGGCTTTATTCTTTTGGCAGATCTTCTCAGTCATTATAGATATTGCTGCActgttaataaaaaatatatgctTCTCtgtaaagcatttaaaaaaaaatccaaggatGAGATGGCTGAGGTCTCAGCTCAAGTATCTCCAAATACATGTCGTCCATTCATTCCCTGACTGCTCCCTGtgttatttcttggttgttttccgGATCAATGCCATTCTCTAAAAGGAGAGACAAATTAGCAGTTAATATGGGTGAGAGTTAGGAGCTTCTGGAACATCAGATCCGCTGGCAAGTAGCAAGGTCTACATTCCAGGAGCAGCCCACAGGCTGATAGATGGTCAGGCGGCCACTGGGCTCACTTTACAGACCAAGAGACCAGCACTGCTCAGCTGTTCTGCCATCTTCGCACGCAGCTCATCAGCTCATCCCCACAGGGCAGATGTTTAGATTACAACAGAAAGGATGCCAGGCTTGTCATAGGAGGCCAGTGCCACCACTGGACCAAGGACAGGGACAACTGGTTCTCAATCAGAAACGATGTCCTTATACTATCAAGAAGGGCAGAAGACAGCAGCTAACGTGGGACATAACCCAGAATACAGGCACCGCAGTCTCAGCACTAGCTCAGCATACTTCCTTTCTCTGACTGGGGTGGTGTATGGCATTCAAACTGGCTTTCATTAAGGCATGGGAGCAGGTGGGCACACCCACAGAAGGTCTGGAACCAAGAGCTTTACGTGACACCATTAGGtctgagaggaaaactgaaagctCACTTGCAGCAACACAGCAGCAGGGAAGCTGTGACTGAGCTGCCTCTGACCCCCGGTACAGAGAAACTGGCTGTAAACAGGGGACTGACACCCCAGGAGGCAGCTGTGTGTACTCCCCCTGAGAAGCAGTTCTAGGGAccagtcctggctgtcccaggCTCCTCACCTGTTTGTGAGCTTCTGTGGTACAGGCTTTTTTGTAGGGTCGGATTTCCTCAGAGCCGAATCCTGGTATCCACATGTTCCACTGGCGCTCTGCAAGGGAAGACAGCAGCAAAGTGAGGCTCCAGCCAGTCAGGCAGGAAAGCTGCAGACAAGCCGCACAGACAGACCTGGGCTCCCATTATGTAGCACGTGGCCTCTCTAGGTTTTTCTTATTGTTTCTGGCACTGGCTTAGTACATActgggcaaacactctaccactgagctacgttCCCAAAGTCCTTTAACcctttaatttcttcttgttttttgagacagggtttctcaaaaCCTGTctggcttggctgtcctggactcactttgtagaccaggctggccttgaactcagagattctcatgcctcttcctccctgagtgctgggattacaggtgtgtgccacagtacCCAGCACAACAAGAGATAAGTTTTTTATGCCTGTAATAGTATACTCAATgcctatttttctattttaaggtACTCTTGTATTGTTATTAAATATGGAGATAGGGTAAAATGCAGAAAGGAATAATGGTGTCCAAGTAAACCCTTCTGAATGTGAGAAATTACTCCCTCAGTGTATATGAATTAGGTCaccttggcctggaactcacagagatccacccgcctctgcctccctagggctGGGACTAGAATAATTTGTCACCATGCCtgggtaaaaataaaaacataataaagactttaaaaatgtaagGAATTAGATAGCCTGTAGCCAGCGTAGTATCTCGTGCCCACAAGAACACTTAAGAAGCCAGCACAGGCAGATCACCGTGAGGTCAATCCTCCTCTAGAGTACATATGAACCTttgctcaaaaattttaaaatgaggctagagagatactgttttttcagaggtcctaggttcagcTTCCAGATCCACATCAGGCGGCTCACTTAATCCAGCTTCAGGGaactcagtgagttcaaggccagcctggcttacaaagcgagtccaggacagccagggctacatagagaaaccctgtcttgaaaaaccaaccaaccaaccaaccaaccaaccaaccaaccaaccaaccagccaaccagccagccaaccagccaaccaaccagccaaccaaccaaccaaccaaccagccaaccaaccagccaaccaaccttCTCCCTCGTTGTATAGATGTGGGCCCCTTTATCACTCCATTAGTATTCCCAGAGCATAGAAAATaggatttgttttttaaaatttcttttactaTGGACAGAGCAACTACTTAAATCAAACTGAAgttgtgtgtgttatatatgtatgtgtgtggtacatgCATGTATCATGTGTATAAATAGGCTGTGTACAAGTGCACATGCTCCTGTTTGCCAGGGGCCCAGAAGACATCTGGcgtcttcctctgtgactcttcaccttcttctgagacaggatctgtcAGTGACCCCAAGACATACACTTCTCCATCCAGGCTGTGTGCCAGCAAGCCATCAGTCTTCCTGTATATCCTAGCTCccgagggctgagattacaggcatgcagaaccatgactttttatgtgggtgctggggaccaattCAGGTCATCAGTTGTCCACAGCAAGTcctctcacccactgagccatccctgtgACCCCTAAACAGAAATCTAGTGATTTTACATCTTAAGTCACATCTAATGCACATAACTATTATGGGAGTAATTCAGGGTTAGTTGTAggatatgcttttttttttcagtttataaaCAATCTGTAATTTTCTAGGTTACCTGCAAGGAAGACTTTACGATACTCACTTCATGAAAAGGGCGACAGACTCTCAGGAACTAAGGAAGAAGGTTAAGGAGGTCCAGACAGAAAGCGAAAGAATGTTTTAAGTCTAAAGTCCTGGGGCATCCTCCTACCACAAAGGgctttttctcttctattaggcACTGCTTCTGAATGGTCTGGTCCTGGAATGAAGGTATCTCTGACATTTTCCCTGATGGTCCTACGGAGTAGTCACAGAGATACTTCAGAGAAATCACATACCTAGATGCAGCTGGACGTCTTTCACCTCCAGGGTGCTGGACTTGCGATGCCGAGCAAGCTGGCAGGCTGCTGTCACCACACTCTCGATGAAATCATCAGCGATCTGCAGCAGCATCTGGAGAGGGAAAATGGGGATAGTAACCATGCCACTGGCAAGGTAGGCTCCTGTTGCTGGGACAACTGTGTGCTTCCTGAATCACATATTTAGCTGGGCTTTCTATTAGTAGGCCTGGGATCAGCATCTGGGCTAGTGTGCATGAGGAGTGAAGGGGACAAAAGATCACTCAAGTACAAGTATAGTTCATGCCTTTCTGAAGGTGGTTTCCCTTCTTTCTGTTCAGTGGAGTATGACTCAAGCAGCCTCTGCCCCTGTCCTATCTCCTGATTTAATCATGAAATAAAGGTGATTCCTAATTACTCACTACTCTCACCACATGAAGggctttctattctttcatttctattcttttacttacctttttttttttttttgagagagagacagagttatTCTGTTTgccctggctctcctagaactcattctatagaccagctAGCCTTGAaggcacagagatccacctgcctctgcctcctgagtactgggatcaccgGTGagaaccaccaccacctggttcttttttttttttgaggggggtcacatttctttatttctttattttacatatgagtactctatttgcatgtacatctgcatgacagaagagggcagcaggtcttattatagattgttgtgaaccaccatgtagttgctgggaattgaactcagggactccggaagagcagacaatgctcttaactgctgagccatctctccagccccacctggtTCTTTTActtcacatatatataatttttcctAACCccatatagtgtgtgtgtgtgtgtgtgtgtgtgtgtgtgtgtgtgtgtgagcgtgcgtGCACTGCCtgacatggttgctgggaatcaaacttgggtcctttgcaagcaCAGCAAGTGCTCTATACCTCTAATCCATTTCTTTAGGAactcaattctctctctctctctctcttttttttaatatttgtgtgtgtgcctgatgaGAACACCAAGTATTCTCTATCAGTGTCAGACTATTCCTGTGAGGCAATGTCTCTCTCTGAGCTGAACCTTTCTCAGCAAACTCtaggaatccacctgtctctgctccttgtagagctggggttacaggcccaagtggctgctCTGCCTCTTACACTGGTGCTGGGAGGTGATCTCTactcctcatgcttgtgcagcaagtactcttaactgcctAGGCCCCCTAGGCCTTTATCCCCAAGGAATCTTCTTGAAGGAAGATGCCGAGACAAAGACCAGCCTGCTCACGGCTGTGTAACTAAACAGCAGTAGAGGCAGGATTCAGCCTTAAGGGCCAAGTTCAAATCCTgaggtcttttttatttttatctattcatttaaaaaaatatatttatgtagatgagtgctctatctgctgTATACCTGCTCACTAGAATTGGGcaccaataataaaataataaaaaaataataaaaaacacttttttttttttagatttttaaatattttgcctgcatgtacatatgtaaacCAGGTGTGTGCCTAAACCTGTGTAAGTCAGAAGAAGGCATaaggtctcctggagctggagttatggatggttgtgagctaccatgtgggtgctggaaatggaaagagcaagtgctcttaaacacaaAGCCACCTCCGGCctcatatttttatgttttatgtatcCGTATAAACGCATACATATGCCCTGCGTATAAGAATggcccaggaggccagaagagggcaccagaagaTTTGGAGCAggagttgtaagctgcctgataCAAGTGTTGGAAGCCAAACtgggggtcctctggaagatcagtaaatattctttttttttttaaattgtttttctgttttttggtttttttgagacagtgattatctgtgtagccttggttatccttgactccttttgtagaccaggctggcctcgaactcatagagatccacctgcctctgcctccctaaatgctgggattacaggcgtgtgtgcCACCTGGCCTGGCCAGTAAATGttcttaccagctgagccattttcccagccccAAAGTctactcttaaccaccaagctgTATCAGCCCTAGGGACACACTGTCTTTGGGACCCATGACCACCTTACCTCCTCCACATCTTCATCCAGCTGCTCATTAGGATCCACTTCTCTTACCAGGTCTTGTAATTTCTTCTTAGTCAATACCTACAGTGAATTTAGGAAAGATTTTTCGTAAGAATTAAGGAAGCAAATCTCATCACACTACGGAAGACAGGCTGGGTTTAGTTTCATTTGGACAGCCCTACCTGGTGGTATGGCTACAAAGGCACACTCCAGAAGCTGCCACGGGAGAGAGCAGtctggaaggaggggaagggtggTTTGGAGAAGAGGTGAGCATCTGATTGTCAGGCAATGCATTCAGCTTCATCTTTCACAcccttcttccttgctctgcaGAGAGCAGTTCAAAATTCTCTGAACACCACACTGTGCCCTCTGTATCTGTTGCCATTAGACATGTTCTTCCCTCTTCTATACGCTCATCTCAGGTCATGGGTCTCCTTTATGATGCCTTCCCTAGCCTGCCCATGTAGGAGGAACCATGCCTGCTTTGGCCTCTTCCGTACTCTGCGTATCCTTCGGACACTGCAGATTTATAAACTTGCCAGTATCTGATTTAAAGGGCTAACAGTttgagagctgggtgtggtggcacacatctttaatcccagcatctaatatgcagaagcaagcagatctctgagtttgaggccagcctggtccacaaagtgagttccaggacagccaggactacacagagaaaccctgtctcaaaacagttcCCTACCCCCGAAAAAAAGGGCTAACAGTTCTATGAGGGCAACCAATATGTGGTCATCGCTATATACCTAAATAATGGTAAACAGCTGTTGTTGTCACCCCTCTATTGTAGGGAATGCCATGTTACATCTAGATAATATCAAAACATAAGAGGGAGCTGAAGATTCAGTTTGGTTGTAGTGCTTGCCTGGCCTAAAGACCTACAATGGGTCCTCAGCACCACAGAAGcagcaaacaaaacccaacaaataaAGTGTGTGTCCTCCACCCCTTATtgtgagacagagcctcactgcgtagtcctggctgtcctggaactccctgtgtagaccaggctggctttgaactcagaggtccacctgactctacctcctgagcactgggtttAAAGACTTCTACAGTGATtaagggttgtgtgtgtgtttatgtgctacAATGCACACGTGGAAGTAAGAGGGTAACTTGAGGAATcatctttccttccaccatgtagatgTGGGGACTGAACTTAGATTATCaagcttggtagcaagcacctttactggctgagccattttgctgaccCTCTGTTTAAGACATGGTCCTAAATTTGTTTTGTAGTAGAGGATAAAGAACTCCTGACCTTCTTCCtactacctcctaagtgctgggattccagatgtgagccaccacacccactgTCTTTTGCTCTTCTTCATAGTTAACACAGGCTGGTCTCTGCTCAGGCAACCCTTCCAAGCAGCTCAGCTAGTCCTTCTACCCACGCTTCTCATCCTTCATATCCAGCCTACAAGATCCGAGGCAAAAGTTATACTTCTTTCCTTGTTGCTACAGAAGGTGGAATCAGGGTCAAAGGTACAAAGAGGGGAGATTTCAGAATCACTGCTGAAATGGCAGCAGTAAGATAAACTACAAAAAGGACCAGTTGAAGAGAACACTCTTATTTTAGGAATAAGGAGCCCATTTACTATGTAGATAATTCATAAAATAGCTGCTATTGCTGAGTGTGGTGGTTCACTCCTATAATCCCAATGCTTGAGaggatggggcaggaggattgcccaAGACTTTGAGGTTGGCTGAGACTATATAGGTGAGTTCcagtcattcttggctacagaCTAAAACACTAACTCAACAAAATAAGACCAAAACCCAGGCAGCTGCCATAAGAAAGTTTGttattacatgtatttatatggatacacacacacacacacagcatatagcCACATAGAATAAAAACTGATACTGTAGACAGtaattcaataaaatattattcCAGAGGGGAAAGACCTTCTTCAACAGAGAGAATGAATGTCTAAGACGTCCATCTCTGTATGTATTACAGATACAAATTTTAGTCAGGGCCTACAAGGAAGAAAAGCTAAGAGGTACCTGATTGTTTTCAGGACTAAGACGGCCGCCAGTCCCAGGAGTGCCTGGAATCTTTACCACAGTGGTGCTATTGGCCATGGAGCCTTGTGGAGGGGTGCTGGCTGGCTCTGGTTTTATAGATGAGAAATTGGAGAGGTTGATTAGGGCTGAGGGGCCAAACTGGTTCATAATCTGCCGAGCTTTGGACTTCAGCTCATAGAGCTTATCAAGATCCTGTTTCTTTTTGGAGCTGTGAGGACCAAGGCCAATCAACTGGAAAAGGAAACAGAGACACTCGAATGACTCTAGAGACACCTGCAGCAGTGGGTGAGTTTTGAAAGAAACATGAAATCTGTCAGACTTTGAGTCTTAACTGAAAGGGTGACCTGTTGATACTGATATTAAAATTGTGGAATAAAGATGTTCATTGCTCTCACCTGGTTTTTAGAAACCATCTTGTCtccaaaacagaaatgaaataggTCACAAAAATTGAAATAaggaaaaaagcaaatgaaatgaaCACTCTTATTCACAAAAATAAGCAAGATGTTTTTGAGAAATGCATACAAGCAGAATACTGGGTTATGCACTTACATGCAGTATTTTTTAAGTATCAAATAATGTTAAATTCAAATAAATAGAAGCACAATCACATACTTGAAACTCAGTCACAAAGCTTAAGATAATAATTAGTTCACTTTTAAAACACGTTGAAGCATTTCAAAACATGCTTAAGTTCAAGGCAGGGCTCTGCCCAATAAACACAACTTTTAGCAACTGTTAAAAGCTCTGCTTTACCAATAAAGAACTTTCCCCTTGTTTTTTTAGGCTCTcttcaaaacatgctgagacccTTGCCTAAAGCAGCCATAACTCCTAAATCTTAGTGCCACTGACTCTATGGATATTAGCTGTGGTGTCAAGATCAGAAGCACATTCACCAAGTTCTGCCCATGGTGTCCTCAAAGAGTTTACTTACTGCTATCTGAGTGTCTAGATCTTTAATTACGTCAGCAACAGCTGTAAGCCCACTGTAATGAGAGGCAGCCATTTTCAAAAGCTACCTGTAAACAAATAACTAGGATCAAGTACCACCCTGGCTACAGAAGTATTCCAGTTACTTAGCATGGTGCAATTTCACCAACCTGGATCCGGATGAAGAtgcagctcagtgacagagtgcttgcctcgtatgtgtgaggccctgggctcgTACCATCAAGACAGTACTGTAAAGTCAGGGATGgtaactgaggcaggagaatcttggGTTTGAGGGCATAGTCAGCTATCCAGTAAGCTGTTTTCACTCCCAAACAACAGAATTATATACTGTATGATTGGGAATTCAATTAAATAACCAAGCTCATCCTCCTTCAGCCAATCTGCCACAGTTAATCTGGGGATGATAGGAGAATGGCATGTCCTAaaggcttttcttttaaaaatcctgtGCCTCAAATAGAATCCAGCCTTTAaccccatcacttgggaggcagaggcaggcggatctctgtgagtttgagaccagcctggtgtacaaagcgagttccaggataaccagggctacacagagagaaaacctgtcccaaaaataaaaacaacaaaaacaaaacaaacaacaacaaaacagaattcaGTTGCTACCCTATCACCATACAAAAAGGATCCGATTTTTCAGAGTATAGTGGGTATCGTGCAATAGGTGAAGAACCATCACTTCCTTTGGGAATCTGTTAGCTGCTGTCTTTTGTTGTGATTACTTTTTTAAGTGATGGTAGATgtttttaatcccatcactcaggaggaagaggtaggcagatctctatgagctccAGGagaaccaaagctacacagtgagatgctgcctcaaaaactgaaagaaaaaaggaaaggaatgaatAGAGGAAGGGTGGGTGACAGGAATAGAGAGATTCTACGTAAATGTTACTTCTGAAATGTTCAGGAATCTAAATATTGAGACAAGCCACTGGAGTCCAGGGGGAAGAAAAGCCTGTGACCATGGTGCTGGACCTGACTTAATGGCTGGGTCTGTACCTGGCTTGCGTCTCTCCTCTCCGGCTTCTAGCTGTGTctgcacaagtgtgtgtgtttcttagtCTATATGAACTAAAAACAATTATTTGTGATCCAAGACTAGAGAGCAAAAgaaaagttttttggttttttgatgttgttttggTGTGAAGAAAAAGCTCATTTTTGGATAGTTGAACTTGCGTAGTTTTTTTTGAGGGGTAGGGGAGTGTTTaatttcaagacagggcttccctgtgtagccttggctgtcctgcattcactttgtagatcaggctggcctcagacttaacagagagccgcctgcctctgccttcctgagtgctgtcaTGAAACCTAACTGGTGATTCATTGAGTTTCTGAAATGAAAGCACATGGAAGAGTGTGTACAAATACTAATAtctttaaatattataaatattcatatattcCATTCTCTTCCAAATCATAGTTACCAAAGTCAGTtttgtgaggttttgttttgtttaggcagGAACTTggctatgtagccctgactagccttgaactcagatctgcctacctccgactccagtgctggaattaaagattaAAGGCATCAGCCATCATGCATGGCAGGGTTCCTTTgctgtttttgagatggggtctcatgctctgactgtcctggaacacacCACACAGATATTAACCTCAAACTCAAGGAGATtcagtctgcctctgcttcccaagtgctgggattaaaggtatgtgccaccacccaaTGGCAAAAGTCAGTATATTAAAAAGTTTTACTCATCTTGGTAACTCAATATATTACACATACATTTTaaccatttttgtttcttttttatttattttctttattttatgtgcattggtgttttgtctgcaaatATATCTGTGTTAAGGAAGTCAGATttcagagttacagacagttacacacagttgtgagcagccatgtgggtgctgggaattgaacctgggttctctggatgATCAGTCAGTGCTCtaaaccgctgagccatttctccagccccttgttttttgttgttgtgtttttgtttttttttttaaatgaactaaTTCAACTTACATCTccgttggttttattttttattgtttgttttctttttttttttttattgtttgttttcagatagggtctcactatgtatcccaggttgacctggaattcactatgggACAACTGCACTCACAAtcttcttgccttagcctcccaagtgctggcattccACCAGACTcagctcttttctgagacagttttTTTCTAGACCCCTGGGTAGTCTGGTACTTGCTAGTACTCTAAATTGACTGTGAATCTGCTGTGATTCCCCTGCCTCACCTCTCCTACagcaagtgctgagattacagtatGGACCGCCATGCCTGACTTCTATAATCACAATAgagaattttttctattttatttattttttgtttcctgggggAAAGGGACAGACAGAGGTCATAGTATGAAGGTCAGAAGTAAACTGTAGAGCATTGATTCTCTCATTTCACCACGTGGATAAAACTTAGGTAAGGTTAGGATTGGCAGCAAGCACGAATTCTCTGAGGGATCTCACTGGCTCTAATGACTAGAGTTATTTTTGAGcattttggcttgtttgtttttttaaggaagaGACTGGATAGTTAAGATGGGATATTTTGCCTAGTATGTATGAGGCTGTGGGTTTGATCTCCTGCccaaggatggagggagggaggaagaagcctgcaatcccagctacttgggaaaccaggcaggaggatcacttaaGCCCAGgcgttcaa encodes the following:
- the Taf12 gene encoding transcription initiation factor TFIID subunit 12 isoform X2, whose amino-acid sequence is MAASHYSGLTAVADVIKDLDTQIALIGLGPHSSKKKQDLDKLYELKSKARQIMNQFGPSALINLSNFSSIKPEPASTPPQGSMANSTTVVKIPGTPGTGGRLSPENNQVLTKKKLQDLVREVDPNEQLDEDVEEMLLQIADDFIESVVTAACQLARHRKSSTLEVKDVQLHLERQWNMWIPGFGSEEIRPYKKACTTEAHKQRMALIRKTTKK
- the Taf12 gene encoding transcription initiation factor TFIID subunit 12 isoform X1, whose amino-acid sequence is MNQFGPSALINLSNFSSIKPEPASTPPQGSMANSTTVVKIPGTPGTGGRLSPENNQVLTKKKLQDLVREVDPNEQLDEDVEEMLLQIADDFIESVVTAACQLARHRKSSTLEVKDVQLHLERQWNMWIPGFGSEEIRPYKKACTTEAHKQRMALIRKTTKK